A window of Deltaproteobacteria bacterium genomic DNA:
TTAGACGGCATTTACATGCAATCGCTTACCGAGGGTGGTGAAATCATCGAGCAGTTGGGCGATCGTATCTTGGGCCGGGTCACCTTGGAAGATATCCACGATCCTTTTACCAATGAACTTATTGTTGAAGCAGGCGTTGAAGTCGACGAAGCCGTGGTTGAAAAAATTGAAGAAGCTGGCATTGAGAAAATTAAAATTCGCTCTGTGCTCACTTGCAAATCTAAACGAGGCACCTGTGTTAAATGTTACGGTCGTGATCTGGCGCGGGGGCATTTGGTCAATCTTGGCGAAGCGGTTGGAGTTATTGCCGCCCAATCGATTGGTGAACCTGGCACGCAGCTGACCATGCGTACTTTCCATATTGGTGGTGCGGCGAGTCGACGGGCAGAGCAATCCGCCTTAGAAAATCGTAACGGTGGGCGAATCAAATTTATTAATGTTGCTCAGGTAACCAATGTCGAAGGCTCTTTAACCGTCATGAACCGTCATGGTGAAATTGCGGTGGTTGATGATGCGGGCCGAGAACGTGAAAAATATAAACTCACCTATGGTGCAAAATTATTGGTTAAAGAGGGCGATCAAGTAAAACCCAATACTTTGTTATCAGAATGGGACCCCTACAGCATCCCCGTGCTTACTGAAGTTGACGGCAGTATCAAATTTGAAGATATTATCGACGGCATGACCATGCAAGATAGGGTCGATGAAGTCACGGGTCTTTCTAACCGAGTTATTACCGAGAGTAAACAACCCAATCTTAAACCACGCATTTCTATTTTAGATGAGAAGGGTCATGCCAAAAAATTACCCCATGTGCAGGCACTCGATGCCAGTTATCTTTTGCCAGTGGGAGCTATTTTAATTGTTCACGAAGGTGGGCCGGTGCGTGCGGGTGATGTTATTGCCAAGATTCCTCGCGAAACCACCAAAACTAAAGACATCACGGGTGGTCTTCCTCGGGTGGCAGAATTGTTTGAAGCTCGCAAGCCTAAAGACGTTGCGGTTATTACCGATGTGGATGGCGTGGTCTCTTTTGGTAAAGACACCAAGGGCAAGCGTAAAATTGTTATCACACCAGATAGCGTGGGCGATCCTCATGAATATCTTATCCCCAAGGGCAAGCACATCTCGGTTCGAGAAGGTGATCGTGTGGTGGCTGGTGAACCCCTAATGGACGGCTCCAGCAATCCCCATGATATTTTGCGGGTGTTGGGAGAAAAAGAACTGGCTCGGTATCTGGTTGATGAAATTCAAGAGGTTTATCGATTGCAAGGTGTTAAAATTAACGACAAACACATCGAAGTCATTGTGCGGCAGATGTTACGTAAAGTGCGCATTAGTGAACAGGGCGATACCACCTTCCTCATCGATGAAACGGTCGATCGAGAAGAATTTCGCAAAACTAACGAAGAAATCAAAAAAGCTAAGAAGCGCCCAGCCGTGGCTGAGCCCATTTTATTGGGTATCACCAAGGCTTCTCTCAACACCGAAGGGTTCCTCTCGGCTGCATCCTTCCAAGAAACCACTCGGGTACTCACCGAAGCAGCTGTTTCTGGGAAAACCGACCATCTCAAGGACCTGAAAGAAAATGTTATCATGGGTCGGTTAATTCCTGCAGGAACCGGTTTGCGTAAATATCGTGAGATTCGCTTTGAAGTTGACGAAACGGAAGGACAAGGCGAAGAAGCTTTCGATGCGAGGGCAAGCTAAATGTTTCGGCTTAAAGAAAACTCGTTAAATAGTGAGAATTCTTTATCATTACCTTGACAGTTTTACCCCATGCATGTTACTTAACCTGCCGTTTTTTTATTTTCTAAGCTAGCTTTTTGCAACCTATTGAATTTACAAAGGTTTTAAAAAGCCAACCTTGGAGATTTTAATCTTTTAGATGATGAGGCCTTGAACTCGAATGCCTACGATTAACCAACTGATCCGCGTAGGGCGGCAGAAGCAAGCTTGGAAGAGCTCTTCGCCTGCTTTGCAAAACTGCCCACAAAAGCGAGGGGTGTGTACTCGTGTTTACACCACTACCCCTAAAAAACCTAACTCCGCTTTACGTAAGGTGGCGCGGGTAAAATTGACCAATGGCATCGAAGTCACGGCTTATATTCCAGGCGAAGGTCATAATTTACAAGAGCACTCTGTGGT
This region includes:
- a CDS encoding 30S ribosomal protein S12; this translates as MPTINQLIRVGRQKQAWKSSSPALQNCPQKRGVCTRVYTTTPKKPNSALRKVARVKLTNGIEVTAYIPGEGHNLQEHSVVLIRGGRVKDLPGVRYHIIRGTLDAVGVEKRRQARSKYGAKRPKN